Within the Debaryomyces hansenii CBS767 chromosome E complete sequence genome, the region ggcTTTGGAGGTTTTTGGAATGTCGATGATGACTGCTTGTGAGAAAGGGAAGGGATTGACAGTTTATGAGATAGTTTTGGAATTGACAGCTTATGAGATAACTTTGGTATTGACAGCTTTTGTGATAACGATGGTATAGACAGCTTATGTGAAAGTACCGGAATCTGTTGCTTATTTGATAATGCTGGATTGTTTTGTAATGTAGTATTAAATGTCAGTTTTTGCGACTTTGAAGAGGGTGATCTGGGTATTGGTGCATTCTCTTTATTCTCCTGATTTGTGAATTTCGTAGCATGCAATTGAGGGATTGAATGCTTGATGCGTGGCGACGCCGAATTATGACTATCTTTTGGTATCAGAGTTGGCTTAGCTAACTTAGGAATAGACAGCACGGACAGAGTTCTTATCGGAGAAACCCCGGCCATTCCTAGAGACGTAGATCTCTTACCTTCGTCCTCGTTTAATAACTTGTTTAGATTCATAGATTTCTTTGATGGAGAGATCTTTTTTATTGGACTACTCTGGGGTGATTCCTTAATAGGAGAACTATTCTGTGGAACGGTATATTTTACGGGAGACAGCTTCAAGGTCTGTTCCATCCCCATCAAGGTTCTTCGctttttattgatgatatccATATTGGCCAAGTTTCTCTTGCCTACATCAtttctattaatattagaatCGGCATCTCTATTCTTGACGGAGTAATGGTTTGATATCGATTccattttgttgaatttagCTCTGTGGATTCCAGAGTACCTTTTGTTCCTCCGACTGGCACTTGTTGTTGACACATTATTAGATGGCGACAGACATATGTTTGGTGATAGTTCACTTGCCCTTGCGTTTAGCTCTTCTAACACATTACTAGTTAATGTTTGTGAATATCCTCTGTTGACCATTTGATTGGCCATATTATCCAGTTGAAAATCATTTAAGCTAGGGTATAACGGAGACCCAAGACTCAACCCTTTGATTTTCTTAATAGGTGTACTCAATGACGTATCTACGTCCATGTCTTGTCCCTGTACCATATATCCTTATGTTTTCTGTGtgtttgatatatttgaagttgaattCCTTAGATAGACGGGATGTCCCAAATTCCTAATTCGGAAGTTTAGTAAATAAAGTTTTAGTATTAGTTAAGTGAACATGCAGGTCCAATTTTGACCTGATTGGAAACACATCCTTACTTCTCAAAACATCTATACACCTCGGACTCACTCGGAGAATATAAGAATCCGGAGTGGCTAAATCTGTCGCACCGCTGTCGTACGAAATAAGGCGTCGTTCCGTAGAATTTCGGATCAAGGGATGCGACTGCCTTTAATTCTCACCTCGGCTGAGAGTTGCGGAGGATGTCGCGCGTTATTCTAAACGCCCggaaaaatatttatgtcCGATGTCCATTCTTTCAGCGACTTTTTAACTCGGACCAAAGTTGCGTTTGGCAGATTTTTGCTGGTAAAAACTTCCGCCGGGACGTGAAAACGGTTGCATTTTAGTGGGAAAAGGTAGTGTCTACACCCATTTATGTTATTTGGTGGAGGGCACAGCGAAATGGAAAAATGGATAAAGACCATTCCGTGATTCTCCGTTTGGAGTTCCTGTGCTACCAGGAGAGTCATCCCGAGGTATTCCTTAATGACGATGACTCTCAAGTATCTTGTGAGAGCGAACTGCGGGCAAGACAGCAATAAATCAAGTCGTTTAGGCTCAAGTGGCCGCCGTATGACACCTTGGCAGTGCCCTAATGATACCGAACCAAAAGTTGGAAAAAAAAGTAGTTGTAGCTTACCTCGGAAGACTGTCAAATAGTGTGTATTCGGACCATCATCGGACTTCTGTGTCACCCCTTGTGTCCGGATACCCCAGAAATGTTCCGtgaaatttttgcaattatatAAAGACGCCAGGATTTCTACGTAGTTAAGGGTGGCATACAAAGAAGCtagaaaaaaaagatatAGAAGATCTAAAGTGTTTATAAAATGTCTTCTAACGATTTATTAAGTTACTCGATCATGAATAAGGGTCATAACGTGAACAGTATATCTTTGCTACCCTTGCCTATGCCCTCGAGACCTCAGGGATTCACTAAATCCCATAACGAAAAGGGCCAGATTGTTTTGCCTCCATTAAGTGACATTAAATTCAACGACTACACAACTATCAGATTAACTGAAGGAAACTTGTCGAACTTGAACCATTCGTCCCCTCCTTCGTTGACTTCATCATCCGCGTCATCGTCACCTGTGTCGTCTCCAAGCTTATCAAACATGAACTTATCTGGCATAAGTTCTCCCGTTGCTTTGGCCAACCCTATGTCTGATTCAGTGTCTGTCGCTAGCTTTGCATCTTCTCCACCAACTTCGACTGCTTCGGAGTCTTCCGAGGCCCGGAAGAGAAGACAGAGGTTGGGGCCATCATGTGATTCGTGCCGTACTAGAAAAGTTAAATGTGATGCcgaaattattatattatctaAGCAGGCATCGACTGCAAATCTTGAAGAGTTCTTCCCATCTCACATTGTTGCTAGCTTACTCGAGAACAAGCAAGTCGAAATCGAAGAAAGCGCTAATGTCATCATATCTAACGATAAActcattaaatttaaatcatgTAAATCTTGCAATGCTAAAAACTTGCCATGCTGTTTTGGTAAGGGATTTACGAAAGAAGATATAATGTTGAACAATAAAAAGAAACCTACATCTATATCATCCACTTCTTCAGGAGTCTCGTCTACCAAATCCAAAATTAGTAAGAAGAAGCCAAATGTGTCTTCTTTAGGCTCTAGAAAATCATCCTGCAGTGCAtgtagaagaagaaaaattaaatgtGTGTTCAACGattctttgaataaatGTGAAGGGTGCGCTAAGAAAGATCATAGTTGTTTGTTTGAGAACATTAATTAAAAGGTAAGTTTATGATTTTTATGATTTTTATGATTTCggtatatttaatttttttaaggTTTAGGGGTTCAGGATTTGGGTAATACATTATAATCttgtatatttattgtaatTTTTATGTAATAAATACTTATGCATTGTCACttagaaaaagaataaaagCATCAGTTATTTTAATCATTAGTTCGTTGATTAGCAGGCTATCAACAATGAAATCGTAATTCAATTTCGTAATTTTCAGCCCGTTGGTGGTGTCAACCTCGCTAATTCCTTTGTATATCAATTCGAACAATTTCTTATACTTTAAATTccttgaatttaaattgtCTTTCATTGAAAGTTTCAATAGTAATCTATCTTGTTTATTAAATCTGTTTCTCATAAAATTCAACTTAATGACAATTTTATCTTTTAAAATCTTTTTGTTTGAGTTGACATTAGTatgatttaaaaaataaacgaattgaattaaattcaagttttgaaattcaacatcaaaattcaatttgctGAGTCCGTTacttaatttcattttatttttttcatctaaGGTAGCTCTGACAGATTTAATCGTTTTAACTATTGGCGTGATCtctttaaaatatttgattatacCAATGATTTCATTCTCTTGAACCTTGCTTGTCATCAGcaaatatttgtttaagTAACTTATgattaatttcatttcatttgattCGGTATTAGAACTAAGCAAGCTAAACTTTTCATCCATTTCAGGTAACTTAATAGTTAAATTATtactttcttcatcaatcttAATTTGAATACTATCAATGGAACTATTTACAATCTCAATGTTATTTTGATCTAATTGGTACAATACCTTGATCAATTCATTTAGAAcgttcaatttcaataagatCGAGTCTAACAACCTAGTCTCCTTGATAGATGAATCgtttattttgtttgatAGGTTGACAATATCGTTGATCTCAAAATAGTTTTGCGATTTGCTGATATGTAAgttcaattgattgaaGGTTTCTGCTAAAGTATTAGGAATGTTCCGCAAGTTACCGAAAAGTTTTAGTTTCATTTGagttgaattatttaatgtaattagttttattttcaagaataaaCTTGtggaagaattggaaactGGTAATAACCTATTATCATTGTAAAGCATAATGATAGATTCATAAACAAATGGATTATTAGTCTCTTCAggttttatattttcttccttAACCTCATCAATctgaaatttatttaaaagtTCAGCAGCTTTCTCTTTCGattgtttttgaatatattggATCTTTTTAGTTTgcaattcttctaatatcATATGATCAATAATCATATTAGAACATAAGCTCgacaaattattaaagaatttataaTCTAAAGTCAATTCATCTGATGTTTCCAtttcttgatcaaatttcaattgctGTACCCATTGAATTTTCCATTCACCTTTAATAGACTTAATTCTTGCAACCCACCAGAAAGTCCTGAAATTATCACCACTCACTAAATTGCTTAAAAACCAACTTAGTGGCCAATTTTTACATCTGTAAAATTGgattttattataattcGAATTGTTAAAGTTATCAccattcaaaaaattagataatttgattgtttCATAGTCATTCAACttgatgatttcattatttatcCATCCACTGGTGATTaacttattattaatttctttgttaAACATTTCAAGTTTTAGTTggatcaattgattaacaaTATTCTCCACCATATCATTTTCACTAAAAAAAGGCTTGTTCTTATGATTAGACGATTGAGTATTGATCTTTTTCGTAACTTGATTCTGAATTGGGGAAGgatcaataaaataaaaaaaccCAGTTAATGGATTGATAGCAAACACAACCGATTTATTAGGAGTCAATTTGAGCAATAATTGATGGCATGATATAAATGAgcaatattcttcttggtcAGATAATCTTTTAACTATAGTTTCATAGATTTTATCCATTAACATTTCGGAGTGCTTATTAACTATTATGTTTAAGATCAAGTCTACGCTTAGATCTTGGGGTTCAGATTCATCTTCGTTATTATCCTCTCTCAAGTCTTCCAATGATTCTTCGTTTGGCTcgatattattttgttgttCATCAGAAGCGTCCAGctgtttctttatattatttctatcaAATATACCGGATATTCCATGATTTAGTTCATATGTACCATTTTTGAACCATCTAAAATTCAAGTTGTAATTTTTATCAATGCCCAATTCAATAAACGATTTCCAGTTTCTGGATAGATAATGACTTGAccaataattgattaagattaatgatttaccattttgatatttgaattgaatattatttctCCATTTACTGTTAATAGAAATATCCTTTAATTGCCTCGCAATTAAGTATAGCTTAAATGAAATGGAATACTTATGTAATAGATCATACAAACCACCAAGGCCCAGATTTAATAGTACAGTATTTACAATTTTTTCTAAGTTCTGGAAAGATGACTTTGGTAACTTGGTTATTATCTTGTTGTCTTTATGTGTAATTAATGCAGTCTCTGGGTTTATCCCAAATAGAAACTTGAAGTCAATGAAGTAGAACGGTGATTTATAATAGTCGTCTTCTTGTtcaataatcaaatcattcCCAACTGTGACAGATACttgaaattcattttgTATAGTAAAATATACTCTACCATCTCTTATTTCGTAGTTATTAATGAACCGTTTTGGTAAATTGTTTATCAATGCCATTCTAGTCATTAATGTTAAGTTTAAATCCTTCAAGACTTCCAAAGTTTTCTCAGACGATATGGGTGGAGTACTGATCAAATTATATGACGGCAACTGTGGTCTCTTCTTTATAAACACTTCCAAACTTGTTATTATGTCagaatttggtaattttgCTCCCGAATACCTATTAAGTTCATTTAATCCGTATCCTAATTgttcaaaataaaaatctTGAGACCTAAAccaattcaataaatcaattagTTTAGATATATCCTTCGACGAACTAGCCCATTTGACCAaagtatatattttaataaagtCTTGTCTTAGGGatataattaaattcaagaagaactTCTTCCTACTAGAATCATTTTCGGTATCTTTAGTACTCGATAAATTCTCTATGGCTGTTGTTAACTGTTTGTATGCTTCTTGtgtataaaatttcaaaacattAGATAGTGGGATAATATTATTCGTTATATGTGGTATATCTGGTGCTTTCTTTAGTATTCCATTCTCCAACTTTGATCCTACTCCGTTGTGCATTTCCCCGCCAAGATGGTTAGATTTTGCATCACATGGCTCCCCATTCAGTATGGGATTATTACTAGATGGATATGACCCATTCATATTTAACAACAAAGTTTGTTTAGCCTGGTTGTAATTTAATCTTTTATTGTTATGTGAATGGTTTAATAAGTCGGAGGTGGGAATGAAAATGTCGTCAATACTGAGAAGCGACATTTCTGGTTACTTTTTGCAGTTATTCCGAATTTAGCTCTCAGGTTAATGTATGTGAGTTCATGTTGAAAATGTCTATAGATACAGCAGTGATCATCCATTATCAAATCAAAGCAATTTGAAGtgtattgaaaatgtgTATATACgatattgttgaaaaagaGGAAGGGATAGTGCTTAGGTAGAATCGATTCAAGCAGAGCAGAGTTTGACAGGATGTCACTAATTTCAAGCTTGCCGTATGACATACTCTTCCAGGtagaaaatta harbors:
- a CDS encoding DEHA2E12958p (weakly similar to uniprot|P19263 Saccharomyces cerevisiae YLR071C RGR1 Component of RNA polymerase II holoenzyme/mediator complex and similar to ca|CA2194|CaRGR1 Candida albicans CaRGR1 DNA-directed RNA polymerase II (by homology)), translated to MSLLSIDDIFIPTSDLLNHSHNNKRLNYNQAKQTLLLNMNGSYPSSNNPISNGEPCDAKSNHLGGEMHNGVGSKLENGILKKAPDIPHITNNIIPLSNVLKFYTQEAYKQLTTAIENLSSTKDTENDSSRKKFFLNLIISLRQDFIKIYTLVKWASSSKDISKLIDLLNWFRSQDFYFEQLGYGLNELNRYSGAKLPNSDIITSLEVFIKKRPQLPSYNLISTPPISSEKTLEVLKDLNLTLMTRMALINNLPKRFINNYEIRDGRVYFTIQNEFQVSVTVGNDLIIEQEDDYYKSPFYFIDFKFLFGINPETALITHKDNKIITKLPKSSFQNLEKIVNTVLLNSGLGGLYDLLHKYSISFKLYLIARQLKDISINSKWRNNIQFKYQNGKSLILINYWSSHYLSRNWKSFIELGIDKNYNLNFRWFKNGTYELNHGISGIFDRNNIKKQSDASDEQQNNIEPNEESLEDLREDNNEDESEPQDLSVDLILNIIVNKHSEMLMDKIYETIVKRLSDQEEYCSFISCHQLLLKLTPNKSVVFAINPLTGFFYFIDPSPIQNQVTKKINTQSSNHKNKPFFSENDMVENIVNQLIQLKLEMFNKEINNKLITSGWINNEIIKLNDYETIKLSNFLNGDNFNNSNYNKIQFYRCKNWPLSWFLSNLVSGDNFRTFWWVARIKSIKGEWKIQWVQQLKFDQEMETSDELTLDYKFFNNLSSLCSNMIIDHMILEELQTKKIQYIQKQSKEKAAELLNKFQIDEVKEENIKPEETNNPFVYESIIMLYNDNRLLPVSNSSTSLFLKIKLITLNNSTQMKLKLFGNLRNIPNTLAETFNQLNLHISKSQNYFEINDIVNLSNKINDSSIKETRLLDSILLKLNVLNELIKVLYQLDQNNIEIVNSSIDSIQIKIDEESNNLTIKLPEMDEKFSLLSSNTESNEMKLIISYLNKYLSMTSKVQENEIIGIIKYFKEITPIVKTIKSVRATLDEKNKMKLSNGLSKLNFDVEFQNLNLIQFVYFLNHTNVNSNKKILKDKIVIKLNFMRNRFNKQDRLLLKLSMKDNLNSRNLKYKKLFELIYKGISEVDTTNGSKITKLNYDFIVDSSLINELMIKITDAFILFLSDNA
- a CDS encoding DEHA2E12914p (similar to ca|CA0818|IPF12135 Candida albicans IPF12135 unknown function), which translates into the protein MVQGQDMDVDTSLSTPIKKIKGLSLGSPLYPSLNDFQSDNMANQMVNRGYSQTLTSNVLEELNARASELSPNICSSPSNNVSTTSASRRNKRYSGIHRAKFNKMESISNHYSVKNRDADSNINRNDVGKRNLANMDIINKKRRTLMGMEQTLKSSPVKYTVPQNSSPIKESPQSSPIKKISPSKKSMNLNKLLNEDEGKRSTSLGMAGVSPIRTSSVSSIPKLAKPTSIPKDSHNSASPRIKHSIPQLHATKFTNQENKENAPIPRSPSSKSQKSTFNTTLQNNPALSNKQQIPVLSHKSSIPSLSQKSSIPKLSHKSSIPKLSHKSSIPSLSHKQSSSTFQKPPKPLSKSKSSYHDSIKSIPRQEKQAFPKSNSTNLSDQQPKRYTIPKPFSLYNKPTISSSQKSLNKFQRFKDKFN
- a CDS encoding DEHA2E12936p (similar to ca|CA1344|IPF14623 Candida albicans IPF14623 unknown function), translated to MSSNDLLSYSIMNKGHNVNSISLLPLPMPSRPQGFTKSHNEKGQIVLPPLSDIKFNDYTTIRLTEGNLSNLNHSSPPSLTSSSASSSPVSSPSLSNMNLSGISSPVALANPMSDSVSVASFASSPPTSTASESSEARKRRQRLGPSCDSCRTRKVKCDAEIIILSKQASTANLEEFFPSHIVASLLENKQVEIEESANVIISNDKLIKFKSCKSCNAKNLPCCFGKGFTKEDIMLNNKKKPTSISSTSSGVSSTKSKISKKKPNVSSLGSRKSSCSACRRRKIKCVFNDSLNKCEGCAKKDHSCLFENIN